In Ferrimicrobium sp., a single window of DNA contains:
- the rlmB gene encoding 23S rRNA (guanosine(2251)-2'-O)-methyltransferase RlmB → MSERSLGGTQVEGRRAVIELLRANRREVHELWFVRHAVDHEIVALAEIQGIRVREVSETAFKDRASSLQPQGVLALVEPLRSYPLIEFAEPGVLILVLDRVQDPQNLGAILRSAAAAGVDGVVLPERRGALVTPAVTKVASGAIEYLRFSVVAGIPAALAQLQQRSVWTVGLAAEAETELAKCNLLTESLALVVGAEGDGLSRLTRQRCDLLAKIPMAPSVASLNVSAATAVALFTIAGARGVS, encoded by the coding sequence ATGAGCGAACGGAGCCTTGGTGGGACCCAGGTCGAGGGCCGTCGGGCGGTCATCGAACTTTTGCGGGCCAATCGGCGAGAGGTACACGAGCTATGGTTTGTGCGCCACGCGGTCGATCACGAGATTGTAGCGCTGGCCGAGATCCAAGGCATACGGGTTCGGGAGGTCTCCGAGACGGCCTTCAAGGATCGGGCGTCGTCATTACAACCCCAAGGGGTCCTCGCGCTCGTCGAGCCGTTACGATCCTATCCGCTTATCGAGTTCGCCGAACCAGGGGTACTTATTCTCGTACTTGATCGCGTTCAGGACCCGCAAAATCTCGGCGCGATTCTCCGGAGCGCTGCTGCTGCTGGCGTTGACGGGGTCGTCCTGCCCGAACGTCGCGGGGCACTCGTCACTCCGGCGGTCACCAAAGTGGCCTCTGGTGCCATCGAGTACCTCCGATTCAGCGTTGTTGCCGGCATCCCGGCGGCGCTTGCGCAGCTCCAACAACGGTCGGTTTGGACGGTGGGGTTGGCTGCTGAGGCCGAGACCGAGCTTGCCAAGTGCAACCTTCTCACCGAGTCGTTGGCCCTCGTGGTCGGGGCTGAAGGGGATGGGTTGTCGCGCTTAACCCGACAACGCTGTGATCTCCTGGCCAAGATACCGATGGCACCATCGGTTGCCTCCCTGAATGTGAGTGCGGCGACCGCAGTTGCTTTGTTTACCATTGCTGGAGCACGCGGTGTCTCATGA